A window of Streptomyces sp. SAI-127 contains these coding sequences:
- a CDS encoding aldehyde dehydrogenase family protein: MKAHDGMYIDGGWRPATGPDLIEVVNPADEQVVGRVPAGTAEDVDLAVRAARAALPAWAATAPVARAARLAALRDVLAARKDEIAETVTAELGSPLKFSQNVHAAVPVAVAASYAELAATHPFEEKVGNSTVHQEPIGVVGAITPWNYPLHQIVAKVAPALAAGCTVVLKPAEDTPLVAQLFAEAVHEAGVPAGVFNLVTGLGPVAGQALAEHPDVDLISFTGSTAVGRQIGATAGAALKKVALELGGKSANVILPSADLAKAVNVGVANVMSNSGQTCSAWTRMLVHTEQYDEAVELAAAAAAKYGERIGPVVSAKQQARVRGYIEKGVAEGARLVAGGAESPREQGYFVSPTVFADVTPDMTIAQEEIFGPVLSVLRYEDEEDALRIANGTVYGLAGAVWAGDESEAVAFARRMDTGQVDINGGRFNPLAPFGGYKQSGVGRELGSHGLSEYLQTKSLQF; this comes from the coding sequence ATGAAGGCGCACGACGGCATGTACATCGACGGCGGGTGGCGCCCGGCCACCGGCCCGGACCTGATCGAGGTCGTGAACCCGGCCGACGAGCAGGTCGTCGGCAGGGTCCCGGCCGGTACCGCCGAGGACGTCGACCTCGCCGTACGGGCCGCCCGCGCCGCCCTCCCGGCCTGGGCCGCGACCGCTCCCGTCGCGCGGGCCGCCCGCCTGGCCGCCCTCCGGGACGTCCTGGCCGCCCGCAAGGACGAGATCGCCGAGACCGTCACCGCCGAGCTCGGCTCGCCCCTGAAGTTCTCGCAGAACGTCCACGCCGCCGTCCCCGTCGCGGTCGCCGCCTCCTACGCGGAGCTCGCGGCCACGCACCCCTTCGAGGAGAAGGTCGGCAACTCCACCGTCCACCAGGAGCCGATCGGCGTGGTCGGCGCGATCACGCCCTGGAACTACCCGCTGCACCAGATCGTCGCCAAGGTCGCCCCCGCCCTCGCCGCGGGCTGCACGGTCGTGCTCAAGCCCGCCGAGGACACCCCGCTGGTCGCCCAGCTCTTCGCCGAGGCGGTCCACGAGGCCGGCGTCCCGGCCGGCGTCTTCAACCTGGTCACCGGCCTCGGCCCGGTCGCGGGGCAGGCGCTCGCCGAGCACCCGGACGTGGACCTCATCTCCTTCACCGGCTCCACCGCGGTCGGACGGCAGATCGGCGCGACCGCCGGAGCCGCCCTGAAGAAGGTCGCCCTGGAACTCGGCGGCAAGTCCGCCAATGTCATCCTGCCGAGCGCCGACCTCGCCAAGGCGGTCAACGTCGGCGTCGCCAACGTGATGTCCAACTCCGGCCAGACCTGCAGTGCCTGGACCCGGATGCTGGTGCACACCGAGCAGTACGACGAGGCCGTCGAACTCGCCGCCGCGGCCGCCGCGAAGTACGGCGAGCGCATCGGTCCCGTCGTCAGCGCCAAGCAGCAGGCACGGGTGCGCGGTTACATCGAGAAGGGCGTGGCCGAGGGCGCCCGGCTGGTCGCCGGCGGCGCCGAATCCCCGCGCGAACAGGGCTACTTCGTCAGCCCGACCGTCTTCGCCGACGTCACCCCCGACATGACGATCGCGCAGGAGGAGATCTTCGGCCCGGTCCTGTCCGTCCTGCGCTACGAGGACGAGGAGGACGCCCTGCGCATCGCCAACGGCACGGTCTACGGCCTCGCGGGCGCCGTCTGGGCCGGCGACGAGTCGGAGGCGGTGGCCTTCGCCCGGCGGATGGACACCGGCCAGGTCGACATCAACGGCGGCCGCTTCAACCCCCTTGCCCCCTTCGGCGGTTACAAGCAGTCCGGGGTGGGCCGCGAGCTCGGCTCGCACGGTCTCTCCGAGTACCTCCAGACCAAGTCCCTCCAGTTCTGA
- a CDS encoding TetR/AcrR family transcriptional regulator, which yields MARPRKPLLSTDRIVETARALVDAEGLAALSTRRLAAELGVSGPSLYNHFRTKDEILEAVADSVSAQVDLSMFEDGRAWRTALHDWAVSYRTALRDHPNIVPVLARGPGRRPAGLRLADAVYGAMVDAGWPPAQATSIGALMRYFIMGSALGSFAGGFVDDKSAYDPADYPHLGQAHLLAEQQEKIDERAFETGLRALLDGLAQQYEQVGPTA from the coding sequence ATGGCCCGACCGCGCAAGCCCCTCCTCAGCACCGACCGGATCGTCGAGACGGCCCGCGCGCTCGTGGACGCGGAAGGCCTCGCGGCACTGTCCACGCGCCGGCTGGCGGCGGAACTCGGCGTCAGCGGCCCGTCGCTCTACAACCACTTCCGCACCAAGGACGAGATCCTGGAGGCGGTCGCCGACTCGGTGAGCGCGCAGGTCGACCTGTCGATGTTCGAGGACGGCCGCGCGTGGCGGACCGCGCTGCACGACTGGGCCGTCTCCTACCGCACCGCCCTGCGCGACCACCCCAACATCGTCCCGGTCCTGGCCCGGGGCCCCGGCCGCCGCCCCGCGGGCCTCCGGCTCGCCGACGCGGTCTACGGCGCGATGGTCGACGCGGGCTGGCCGCCGGCGCAGGCCACGTCCATCGGCGCGCTGATGCGGTACTTCATCATGGGCTCGGCGCTCGGCTCCTTCGCGGGCGGATTCGTCGACGACAAGAGCGCCTACGACCCCGCGGACTATCCCCATCTCGGCCAGGCGCACCTTCTCGCCGAACAGCAGGAGAAGATCGACGAGCGGGCGTTCGAGACGGGGCTCAGGGCACTGCTGGACGGCCTTGCCCAGCAGTACGAGCAGGTCGGACCGACCGCGTAG
- a CDS encoding TetR/AcrR family transcriptional regulator — protein sequence MTTAEETAGGETSAWGEVTPDAARRLLIAAVEAFAERGYHATTTRDIAGRAGMSPAALYIHYKTKEELLHRISRIGHAKALEILQVAARREASATERLTDAVSSFVRWHAGGRTTARVVQYELDSLGPDARAEILALRRQCDAEIRGIIEDGVASGEFDVLDVRGTTLAVMSLCIDVARWFNVDGPWTPDEVGALDADLVLRMVGATK from the coding sequence ATGACTACGGCGGAGGAGACGGCCGGCGGCGAGACGTCGGCGTGGGGCGAGGTCACGCCCGACGCGGCGCGGCGGCTGCTCATTGCCGCGGTGGAGGCGTTCGCCGAGCGCGGCTACCACGCCACCACGACCCGGGACATCGCGGGCCGGGCCGGCATGAGCCCCGCCGCGCTCTACATCCACTACAAGACCAAGGAAGAGCTGCTCCACCGCATCAGCAGGATCGGCCACGCGAAGGCACTGGAGATCCTCCAGGTCGCCGCCCGCCGCGAAGCCAGCGCCACCGAGCGGCTCACGGACGCCGTGAGCTCCTTCGTCCGCTGGCACGCCGGCGGCCGCACCACCGCCCGGGTCGTCCAGTACGAACTGGACTCGCTCGGCCCTGACGCCCGCGCCGAGATCCTCGCGCTGCGCCGGCAGTGTGACGCCGAGATCCGCGGGATCATCGAGGACGGCGTGGCCTCCGGCGAGTTCGACGTGCTCGACGTGCGGGGCACCACCCTCGCCGTCATGTCGCTCTGCATCGACGTGGCCCGCTGGTTCAACGTCGACGGCCCCTGGACGCCCGACGAGGTCGGCGCGCTCGACGCCGACCTCGTCCTGCGGATGGTGGGCGCGACCAAGTAG
- a CDS encoding MaoC family dehydratase yields MAEPRIFTGADDLRGAVGEQLGYTDWLEVDQKRIDLFAGATGDHQWIHVDPEKAAAGPFGTTIAHGYLTLSLLPLFGPQLIKVEGVRMGVNYGTNKVRFPAPVPVGSRLRATAQITGVDDVAGGVQVTVAFSVEREGGDKPVCVAESVSRYYL; encoded by the coding sequence ATGGCAGAGCCGAGGATCTTCACGGGCGCGGACGACCTGAGGGGGGCGGTGGGCGAGCAGTTGGGGTACACCGACTGGCTGGAGGTCGACCAGAAGCGCATCGATCTGTTCGCGGGGGCCACCGGCGACCACCAGTGGATCCATGTCGACCCGGAGAAGGCCGCCGCGGGTCCCTTCGGCACCACGATCGCGCACGGCTATCTCACCCTCTCCCTGCTGCCGCTGTTCGGACCGCAGCTGATCAAGGTCGAGGGCGTGAGGATGGGCGTCAACTACGGGACGAACAAGGTGCGTTTCCCCGCACCGGTACCCGTGGGCTCCCGCCTGCGCGCCACGGCGCAGATCACCGGCGTCGACGACGTGGCGGGCGGTGTCCAGGTCACCGTCGCGTTCAGCGTGGAGCGCGAGGGCGGCGACAAGCCGGTGTGCGTCGCGGAGTCGGTGTCCCGGTACTACCTGTAG
- the soxR gene encoding redox-sensitive transcriptional activator SoxR, translated as MPQIPEKIHELTVGQLAARSGAAVSALHFYESKGLIHSRRTTGNQRRYSRDALRRVAFVRAAQRVGIPLATIRDALSELPEERTPTREDWARLSEAWRSELDERIKQLNRLRDHLTDCIGCGCLSLDTCVLSNPDDVFGDRLTGSRLLVEQGGGRRNNGRREPEPQETTDKRC; from the coding sequence GTGCCCCAGATTCCCGAGAAGATCCATGAACTCACGGTCGGCCAGCTCGCCGCCCGCAGCGGTGCCGCCGTCTCCGCCCTGCACTTCTACGAGTCCAAGGGCCTGATCCACAGCCGCCGCACCACGGGCAACCAGCGCCGCTACTCCCGTGACGCGCTGCGCCGTGTCGCGTTCGTCCGGGCCGCCCAACGCGTCGGCATCCCGCTGGCCACGATCCGCGACGCCCTCTCCGAACTCCCCGAGGAACGCACCCCCACACGCGAGGACTGGGCCCGCCTCTCCGAGGCCTGGCGCTCCGAACTCGACGAACGCATCAAGCAGTTGAACCGCCTCCGCGACCACCTCACGGACTGTATCGGCTGCGGCTGTCTCTCCCTCGACACCTGTGTGCTGTCCAACCCGGACGATGTGTTCGGCGACCGGCTGACGGGGTCACGGCTGTTGGTGGAGCAGGGCGGTGGCCGACGGAACAACGGGCGCCGGGAGCCGGAGCCGCAGGAGACGACGGACAAGCGCTGCTGA
- a CDS encoding YiaA/YiaB family inner membrane protein, whose amino-acid sequence MSDTPVKQQNTAAFYGQAVASFAVAMAATAVGIFRLNADSWVRGFLAIAVLYLVTSAFTLAKVIRDRQEAGQIVSRVDQARLEKLLAEHDPFEKL is encoded by the coding sequence ATGAGTGACACACCGGTCAAGCAGCAGAACACGGCCGCCTTCTACGGCCAGGCCGTCGCCTCCTTCGCCGTGGCCATGGCCGCCACGGCCGTCGGAATCTTCCGCCTGAACGCCGACTCCTGGGTGCGCGGCTTCCTCGCGATCGCCGTCCTGTACCTCGTCACCTCGGCCTTCACCCTGGCCAAGGTGATCCGCGACCGCCAGGAGGCCGGCCAGATCGTCAGCCGCGTCGACCAGGCCCGCCTGGAAAAACTACTCGCCGAACACGACCCCTTCGAGAAGCTGTGA
- a CDS encoding Zn-dependent alcohol dehydrogenase translates to MVRAAVLPAVGAPLEVTDIDLPDPGPGRVRVRLAAAGVCHSDLSLSNGTMRVPVPAVLGHEGAGTVVAVGEGVTGVVPGAGVVLNWAPSCGSCHACSLGEVWLCANALNGAADVYAHTADGADLHPGLNVAAFAEETVVSESCLLPLPEGIPLTDAALLGCAVLTGYGAVHHAARVREGETVAVYGVGGVGLAALQAARIAGASRIVAVDVSPEKEELARAAGATDYVIASDNTAREIRGLTGKQGVDVAVECVGRATTIRTAWDSTRRGGRTTVVGIGGKDQQVSFNALEIFHWGRTLAGCVYGNSNPAEDLPVLAEHVRAGRLDLGALVTERIALDGIPAAFDNMLAGKGGRALVVF, encoded by the coding sequence GTGGTTCGTGCCGCCGTTCTTCCCGCCGTGGGCGCTCCCCTCGAGGTCACCGACATCGACCTGCCGGACCCCGGCCCCGGCCGGGTCCGGGTCCGGCTCGCCGCGGCCGGGGTCTGCCACTCCGACCTGTCCCTGTCCAACGGCACCATGCGCGTCCCCGTCCCGGCCGTCCTCGGCCACGAGGGCGCGGGCACGGTCGTCGCCGTGGGGGAGGGGGTCACCGGGGTGGTGCCCGGCGCCGGGGTCGTCCTCAACTGGGCTCCTTCCTGCGGTAGTTGTCACGCCTGCTCGCTCGGCGAGGTCTGGCTGTGCGCCAACGCGCTCAACGGCGCCGCCGACGTCTACGCCCACACCGCGGACGGCGCCGACCTCCACCCCGGCCTGAACGTCGCCGCGTTCGCCGAGGAGACGGTCGTCTCCGAGTCCTGCCTCCTGCCCCTCCCCGAGGGCATCCCGCTCACCGACGCGGCTCTGCTGGGCTGCGCGGTCCTCACCGGCTACGGAGCCGTCCACCACGCGGCCCGGGTCCGGGAGGGCGAGACGGTCGCGGTGTACGGAGTCGGAGGAGTGGGCCTGGCCGCGCTCCAGGCGGCCCGGATCGCGGGCGCCTCGCGGATCGTCGCCGTCGATGTCTCCCCGGAGAAGGAGGAGTTGGCACGCGCGGCCGGGGCCACCGACTACGTGATCGCCTCCGACAACACCGCCCGGGAGATCAGGGGTCTCACCGGCAAGCAGGGCGTCGACGTCGCCGTGGAGTGCGTGGGCCGCGCGACGACCATCCGCACGGCCTGGGACTCCACCCGCCGCGGCGGCCGTACGACGGTCGTCGGCATCGGCGGAAAGGACCAGCAGGTCAGCTTCAACGCCCTGGAGATCTTCCACTGGGGCCGCACCCTCGCGGGCTGTGTCTACGGCAACTCGAACCCGGCCGAGGACCTCCCCGTGCTCGCCGAGCACGTACGGGCGGGCCGCCTGGACCTCGGCGCCCTGGTGACGGAACGGATCGCGCTGGACGGGATTCCGGCGGCGTTCGACAACATGCTGGCGGGCAAGGGCGGCCGGGCGCTGGTGGTGTTCTGA
- a CDS encoding acyl-CoA dehydrogenase family protein, translated as MVDLGLSAEQAAVRRLAREFVDREIAPHVIAWDRAEEVDRAIVKKLGGVGFLGLTIDEEYGGSGGDHLAYCLVTEELGRGDSSVRGIVSVSLGLVAKTIAARGSEEQKRRWLPGLTSGEYVGCFGLTEPGTGSDAGNLTTRAVRDGDDYVIDGTKMFITNGTWADVVLLFARSTEAPGHKGVSAFLVPTDTPGLTRRTIHGKLGLRGQATAELVLEGVRVPASAMVGEEGKGFSVAMSALAKGRMSVAAGCVGIAQAALDAAVRYAGEREQFGKPIAGHQLVQELISDIAVDVDAARLLTWRVADLIDRGLPFVVESSKAKLFASEAAVRAANNALQVFGGYGYIDEYPAGKLLRDARVMTLYEGTSQIQKLVIGRALTGVSAF; from the coding sequence GTGGTCGACCTGGGGTTGAGTGCGGAGCAGGCTGCCGTCCGGCGGCTGGCGCGGGAGTTCGTGGACCGTGAGATCGCCCCCCACGTCATCGCCTGGGATCGCGCCGAGGAGGTCGACCGGGCCATCGTCAAGAAGCTCGGCGGGGTCGGGTTCCTGGGGCTGACGATCGACGAGGAGTACGGCGGCTCGGGCGGCGACCATCTCGCGTACTGCCTGGTCACCGAGGAGCTCGGGCGCGGTGATTCGTCCGTGCGGGGCATCGTCTCCGTCTCGCTGGGGCTGGTGGCCAAGACGATCGCCGCACGGGGGAGCGAGGAGCAGAAGCGGCGGTGGCTGCCGGGCCTCACCTCCGGCGAGTACGTCGGTTGCTTCGGCCTCACCGAGCCCGGTACCGGGTCCGACGCGGGAAACCTCACCACGCGCGCGGTGCGGGACGGTGACGACTACGTCATCGACGGCACCAAGATGTTCATCACGAACGGGACGTGGGCCGACGTGGTGCTGCTGTTCGCCCGGTCGACCGAGGCTCCGGGGCACAAGGGTGTCTCCGCCTTCCTCGTGCCCACCGACACGCCGGGTCTGACCCGCCGCACCATCCACGGCAAGCTCGGCCTGCGGGGACAGGCCACCGCCGAACTGGTGCTTGAGGGCGTGCGGGTGCCCGCCTCCGCGATGGTCGGTGAGGAGGGCAAGGGCTTCTCCGTCGCCATGTCCGCGCTGGCCAAGGGGCGGATGTCGGTGGCGGCGGGCTGTGTGGGGATCGCCCAGGCCGCGCTGGACGCGGCGGTCCGGTACGCCGGTGAACGCGAGCAGTTCGGCAAGCCGATCGCCGGGCACCAGCTCGTCCAGGAGCTGATCAGTGACATCGCCGTCGACGTGGACGCGGCCCGGCTGCTGACCTGGCGGGTGGCCGACCTGATAGACCGCGGGCTGCCCTTCGTCGTCGAGTCCTCCAAGGCCAAGCTCTTCGCCTCGGAAGCCGCCGTGCGGGCCGCGAACAACGCCCTCCAGGTCTTCGGGGGTTACGGCTACATCGACGAGTACCCGGCGGGCAAACTGCTGCGCGACGCCCGCGTGATGACCCTCTACGAGGGCACCAGCCAGATCCAGAAGCTGGTCATCGGGCGGGCGCTGACGGGCGTCTCGGCGTTCTGA
- a CDS encoding winged helix-turn-helix domain-containing protein — protein sequence MTKDPQAPQLARLAALIADETRAACLLALLDGRAWTAGELARHAGVAASTLSEHLGKLVAGGLLTEERQGRHRYVRLADARVAHLVEDLAAQVSPDAVPRPRNLRESSAGSAMARGRTCYDHLAGRLGIAVTDALTSRQLLRQDTGFALTDAGLAWFGATGIPLDRKGRRPLARACLDWTERRPHLAGVAGAALCRHALAEGWCVRIGSERAVKVTTTGERALTDLLGIDAETLR from the coding sequence ATGACCAAGGACCCGCAGGCACCTCAGTTGGCGAGGCTCGCCGCACTGATCGCCGACGAGACCCGGGCGGCCTGTCTCCTGGCCCTGCTCGACGGCCGGGCCTGGACCGCGGGCGAGCTGGCCCGCCACGCGGGTGTGGCAGCCTCCACCCTGAGTGAACACCTGGGCAAGCTGGTCGCGGGCGGGCTGCTGACGGAGGAGCGGCAGGGGCGCCACCGGTATGTGCGGCTGGCCGACGCGAGGGTGGCCCACCTGGTGGAGGACCTGGCGGCACAGGTCTCCCCGGACGCGGTCCCACGCCCGCGGAACCTGCGGGAGTCGAGCGCGGGCTCGGCGATGGCCCGGGGACGCACGTGCTACGACCACTTGGCGGGGCGACTGGGCATCGCGGTGACGGATGCGCTGACGTCCCGTCAACTCCTGCGCCAGGACACGGGTTTCGCCCTCACGGACGCGGGGCTGGCGTGGTTCGGGGCCACGGGCATCCCTCTCGACCGAAAAGGCCGGCGCCCCCTGGCCCGAGCCTGCCTGGACTGGACCGAACGACGCCCGCACCTGGCAGGGGTGGCGGGCGCGGCCCTGTGCCGGCACGCCCTGGCCGAGGGCTGGTGCGTACGCATCGGCTCGGAGCGAGCGGTGAAGGTGACAACGACAGGAGAACGGGCGCTGACCGATCTCCTGGGAATCGACGCGGAGACGCTGCGCTGA
- a CDS encoding DMT family transporter yields MNHRRTELLAAGAATVTVILWASAFVSIRSAGAAYSPGALALGRLLSGALALGVICLIRREGLPPRSAWRGIAVSGVLWFGFYMVVLNWGEQQVDAGTAALVVNIGPILIALLGARLLGDAMPPRLLAGMAVSFAGAVTVGLSMSDDGGASVLGVILCLLAAIAYAGGVVAQKPALGSATPLQVTTFGCFTGAVVCLPFAGQLVSEAADAPASATLNMVYLGVFPTALAFTTWAYALARTTASRMGATTYAVPALVVLMSWLALGEVPGLLTLAGGTLCLAGVAVSRSRARRTAAAPVTAPEPQPQPQPESASDPA; encoded by the coding sequence ATGAACCACCGCCGCACCGAACTCCTCGCAGCCGGCGCAGCCACCGTCACCGTCATCCTGTGGGCCTCCGCCTTCGTCTCGATTCGCAGCGCGGGCGCCGCCTACTCCCCCGGCGCCCTGGCCCTGGGCCGACTCCTCTCCGGCGCGCTCGCTCTGGGCGTGATCTGCCTGATACGCCGGGAGGGTCTCCCCCCACGCTCCGCCTGGCGCGGCATCGCCGTCTCCGGCGTCCTGTGGTTCGGCTTCTACATGGTCGTCCTGAACTGGGGCGAGCAGCAGGTGGACGCGGGCACCGCGGCCCTGGTCGTGAACATCGGCCCGATCCTGATCGCCCTGCTCGGCGCCCGGCTGCTCGGAGACGCGATGCCGCCCCGCCTGCTGGCAGGAATGGCGGTCTCCTTCGCCGGCGCGGTCACCGTGGGCCTGTCGATGTCGGACGACGGCGGCGCCTCGGTACTCGGTGTGATCCTGTGCCTGCTCGCGGCGATCGCCTACGCCGGCGGAGTCGTCGCGCAGAAGCCGGCACTGGGCTCCGCCACCCCGCTGCAGGTGACGACGTTCGGCTGCTTCACCGGCGCCGTCGTCTGCCTCCCGTTCGCCGGCCAACTGGTGTCGGAGGCGGCCGACGCCCCGGCCTCGGCGACCCTCAACATGGTCTACCTGGGCGTCTTCCCGACCGCCCTGGCCTTCACCACCTGGGCCTACGCGCTCGCCCGTACGACCGCCAGCCGCATGGGCGCGACCACCTACGCGGTTCCCGCCCTGGTCGTCCTGATGTCCTGGCTGGCCCTCGGCGAGGTCCCGGGTCTGCTCACGCTCGCGGGCGGGACACTGTGCCTCGCAGGCGTGGCGGTGTCCCGCTCCCGAGCGCGGCGGACGGCCGCGGCCCCGGTGACCGCACCGGAGCCGCAGCCGCAGCCGCAGCCCGAGAGCGCCTCAGACCCCGCGTGA
- a CDS encoding MFS transporter, translated as MDTAPSAHPTSVAAPATPHRRRVATAAALASAVEWYDYFVFGIAAALVLGDLYFPAGSSTAGVLAAFATFAVGFLARPIGGIVAGQLGDKRGRKPMLVLALTLMGVATTGIGLLPTYDTIGVAAPILLVLLRVVQGVAVGAQWGGAMLLATEYAPEGKRGLYGSVVQLGVPIGVVTANTVFLLAGAFTTDAGFAAWGWRVPFLIGLFVLALAWYIHAKVEETPEFRQAERELAAKEKSGQNSPLRTILRHHLGTVLLAGGSFAVNTATFYIMITGVLDYTTRELGMQRSAVLTVSLCISLTQLVLIPAAAALSDRLGRIRIYGLGAVGIALWAIPMFLLIDTGSLLWLAVSTFVAGCFLSIMYGPQAALFAELFTPEMRYTGASLGYQIAAVLGGGLAPFLMVLLLETTGTSMAVSGYIIGLSVIALLCIKVLASRARSRGV; from the coding sequence ATGGACACGGCCCCTTCCGCTCACCCCACTTCCGTAGCAGCGCCGGCGACTCCCCACCGCCGTCGCGTCGCGACCGCGGCCGCCCTGGCCTCCGCCGTCGAGTGGTACGACTACTTCGTCTTCGGCATAGCCGCCGCCCTCGTTCTCGGCGATCTGTACTTCCCGGCGGGCAGCTCCACCGCCGGCGTCCTCGCCGCCTTCGCCACCTTCGCCGTCGGCTTCCTCGCCCGCCCGATCGGCGGCATCGTCGCCGGCCAGCTCGGCGACAAGCGCGGCCGCAAGCCGATGCTGGTCCTCGCGCTCACCCTCATGGGCGTCGCCACCACCGGCATCGGCCTGCTGCCGACGTACGACACGATCGGCGTCGCCGCCCCGATCCTGCTCGTCCTCCTCCGCGTCGTACAGGGCGTCGCGGTCGGCGCGCAGTGGGGCGGCGCGATGCTGCTGGCCACCGAGTACGCCCCCGAGGGCAAGCGCGGGCTCTACGGCAGCGTCGTCCAGCTCGGCGTCCCCATCGGCGTGGTGACCGCCAACACGGTGTTCCTGCTGGCCGGGGCGTTCACCACGGACGCCGGGTTCGCGGCCTGGGGCTGGCGCGTCCCGTTCCTCATCGGCCTGTTCGTCCTCGCACTCGCCTGGTACATCCACGCCAAGGTCGAGGAGACCCCCGAATTCCGGCAGGCGGAACGGGAGTTGGCCGCGAAGGAGAAGAGCGGGCAGAACTCCCCGCTGCGCACGATCCTGCGCCACCACCTCGGCACGGTGCTGCTCGCGGGCGGCTCCTTCGCCGTGAACACCGCGACCTTCTACATCATGATCACGGGCGTCCTCGACTACACCACCCGCGAACTCGGCATGCAGCGCAGTGCCGTTCTCACCGTCTCGCTCTGCATCAGTCTCACCCAGCTGGTGCTGATCCCGGCCGCCGCGGCGCTCTCCGACCGCCTCGGCCGGATCCGGATCTACGGCCTCGGCGCGGTCGGCATCGCCCTGTGGGCGATACCGATGTTCCTGCTCATCGACACCGGGTCGCTGCTGTGGCTGGCGGTCTCCACATTCGTCGCCGGATGCTTCCTCAGCATCATGTACGGCCCTCAAGCCGCCCTGTTCGCCGAGCTGTTCACGCCGGAGATGCGGTACACCGGCGCCTCCCTCGGCTACCAGATCGCCGCGGTGCTCGGCGGTGGGCTCGCGCCCTTCCTGATGGTGCTGCTGCTGGAGACCACGGGCACGTCGATGGCGGTGTCCGGGTACATCATCGGTCTCTCGGTGATCGCGCTGCTCTGCATCAAGGTGCTTGCGAGCAGGGCGCGTTCACGCGGGGTCTGA